AAATGTTCCGTAAATTATTAGACTACGCTGAAGCTGGTGACAACATCGGTGCTTTACTTCGTGGTGTAGCTCGTGAAGATATCCAACGTGGACAAGTATTAGCTAAACCAGGCTCAATCACTCCACACACTAACTTCAAAGCTGAAGTTTACGTTTTATCTAAAGAAGAGGGTGGCCGTCATACTCCATTCTTCTCTAACTACCGTCCTCAGTTCTACTTCCGTACAACTGACGTAACAGGTATCTGTAACTTACCAGAAGGCGTTGAAATGGTAATGCCTGGTGATAACATCGAAATGACAGTAGAACTTATCGCTCCAATCGCTCTTGAAGAAGGTACTAAATTCTCTATCCGTGAGGGTGGCCGTACTGTAGGCGCTGGCGTAGTTGCTACTATCCAAAAATAATTTTTAGCCTATGCTAATTATAAAACCAATCTGTAGGGACGCTTACAGATTGGTTTTTTATGTTAAAATATAATTGTGGAAGGAGTGTATGTAAATGGAAATGAAGGTTTTGTTGATAGAAGATGATCCATCAATTTTTGCAATGATTCAAGAGCGTTTTTCGCAATGGTCCTTACAAGTGGTAGGTCCGAATGATTTTCAAAAGGTGATGGATGATTTTATAGAAGAGAAGCCTCAATTAGTATTAATTGATATTCAATTACCAGCATATGATGGTTTTCATTGGTGTCGTGAAATACGGCATATTTCGAAAGTACCCATTCTCTTTCTATCCTCACGAGATCATCCAATGGATATGGTGATGGCTATGCAAATGGGTGCCGATGATTTTATACAAAAGCCTTTCCATATGGAAGTGTTACTTGCAAAAGTACAAGCTATTTTACGTCGTACTTATGATTATGTTGAAGAAGCAATGGATGTTACGCGTTTTAATGGTGCTGTTCTCGATTATGCGAGAAGTGAGATTATGTATAATGGGGAGCTTGTTTCCTTAACTAAAAACGAATTGTTTATTTTACGTATTTTGTTGGAGAAGGGTAATCAAATTGTTTCGAGAGAAGACTTAATGAGGAAATTATGGGACGACGAGCGTTTCGTCAATGACAATACATTATCTGTAAATGTTAATCGATTACGTACAAAGCTAGAGGATATTGGGTTACAGGAAGTCATTGTGACAAAAAAGGGACTTGGTTATATTGCCGTAACGCAGGTGACGTGAATGAGAATGGCATTATTGTTTTTAAGAGAACGGCTTGCGTGGATTGGTTTTTTTGTGTTTCTTCTTTTTATTCTTAACATATTATTTTCTTTAGACGTTGGCTTAGTAGCCATATCCATTTGGTACGTGAATATCATCATGGTCGTCACTTTTTCTATATTTTTATTATGGCGTTATGTAAGAGAAGTCGGTCAGTTGAAAGATTTCCTGGGAAATGTGGATAGTCGACTTGATGAGCCCCATACTCGAAGTTTAGCTTTATCTCCATTTCAAGAGGCTTATTATAAAAAAATTGAAGATGTCTTCTATGATAAGGATGCAGAACTAAATGATGCGAAGGTGCAGCTACAAGAATATTCAGATGAGCTCCTTGCTTGGGTACATGAGGTGAAGGCTCCGTTAACAACGATAAATTTGATGTTAGATCATGTCGAGGATTTATCTTTACGTAGAAAATTAGAGACGGAGTGGTTAAGGCTCCATCTATTGGTTGATCAGCAGTTACATCAAACACGGCTAGCTTCTATAGAAAAAGATAATTATTTAACAGAAATTGAGCTTCGGTCAGTCGTCTATAAAGAAATACGTGCAATGCAGGCTTGGTGTTTAGAAAAAGATATTGGCTTCGATGTAGGAGAATTAACTGAAGTAGTGATGACAGATAGTAAATGGATAGCATTCATTGTTAGACAACTGTTATCCAATGCCATAAAATATAGTCCTGTAAATACAGAGATTATTATTTTTACTGAAGTTGATTTAACTGGGGCAACTTTGCTTCACATTAAGGATGCAGGTATAGGCATTCGTAAAGAGGATATGCCGCGAATTTTTCAAAAATCGTATACAGGTACGGTAGGAAGAGAATCTGCACAATCAACGGGTATGGGCTTGTATTTAGCACAGAATATTGCTCAAAAAATTGGTGTGCGAATTAGTGTACAGTCAGTTGTAGGAGAAGGCTCGATATTTACGCTACGATTTCCATTACAAAATGAAAATGTCAAACTAACAGGTAGATGACGAAATTGTCACCTACCTTTTTATATTGTCATGTAAAACGCACGAAAAGAATAAGCAGACGGGGTACACTTGTAGTATAGAAAGGGGAGTTAACCTGTGGCAGTTTTAATTGGACGTAAAGTAAAAAAAGTATATGGTAAAAAATCAACAGCGCAAGAGGTGCTGAAAGGTATAGATTTAGAAGTAAATGAAGGTGAATTTGTTGGCATTATGGGTCCATCAGGCTCAGGCAAGACGACACTATTAAATGTTTTGTGTTCAATTGACTTTGCAACAGAAGGTGTAATTGAAATAAATGGCCAAAGTTTACGCGGTATGAAGGAAAAGGCGTTAGCTAATTTCCGTCGTGAGCAGCTCGGATTCATTTTCCAAGACTATAATTTATTGGACACGTTAACGGTCAAAGAAAATATTTTATTGCCATTAGCAATCGGAAAACTACCAAAAGCTGTTGCAGAAAGTCGCGTGAAGGAGCTGACATATTTACTTGGTATTGCAGATATTTTAAATAAATATCCGAACGAAATATCAGGTGGTCAGAAGCAACGAACATCTGCTGCTCGAGCTTTAATTACAAATCCATCAATGGTATTTGCAGATGAGCCTACTGGTGCACTCGATTCAAAATCAGCAACAGCATTGCTGAAAAACTTACAAGGCATTAATGAAACTAAAAAGGCGACGATTATGATGGTCACACATGATGCGGTGGCTGCAAGTTTCTGTACACGTGTTTTGTTTTTAAAAGATGGGCTTATTTACAGTGAGTTGTATAAAGGTGATAAGACTAGACAGGCGTTTTTCCAAGAAATCATGCATACGCAAAGTGTGCTAGGTGGTGACGGTTATGAGTCTTAGTAAGCTTGTATTCCGAAGCATGAAGAAAAATATGAAGCATTATTATTTATACTTTTTCGCACTTATTTTCAGTGTGACACTCTACTTTTCCTTCGTGACATTGCAGCATAATGGTGAAGTTTTCAATACAGTTCAGAAGAGTGGCACAGCATCAGCAGGTTTTAAAGCAGCAACATATATTTTGTATTTTATAATTTTATTTTTCGTCTTGTATGCTAACCATTTATTTATGAAGCGTCGCAGTAAAGAAATTGGCTTATATCAGCTAATTGGGATGACGAAGGGCCTGATTGTACGATTATTGGCGTTAGAAAGTATTTTATTATTTGTAGGAGCTGTCGTTGTAGGGATGCTAGTAGGCTTCTTTAGCTCCCGCTTAATCGCAATGATATTATTGCGTCTACTTGAAAAAGAAACGCTTGTCACTATGACCTTTAGTACACAGGCATTACAGCA
The genomic region above belongs to Lysinibacillus sp. FSL W8-0992 and contains:
- a CDS encoding response regulator transcription factor, which produces MKVLLIEDDPSIFAMIQERFSQWSLQVVGPNDFQKVMDDFIEEKPQLVLIDIQLPAYDGFHWCREIRHISKVPILFLSSRDHPMDMVMAMQMGADDFIQKPFHMEVLLAKVQAILRRTYDYVEEAMDVTRFNGAVLDYARSEIMYNGELVSLTKNELFILRILLEKGNQIVSREDLMRKLWDDERFVNDNTLSVNVNRLRTKLEDIGLQEVIVTKKGLGYIAVTQVT
- a CDS encoding sensor histidine kinase, coding for MRMALLFLRERLAWIGFFVFLLFILNILFSLDVGLVAISIWYVNIIMVVTFSIFLLWRYVREVGQLKDFLGNVDSRLDEPHTRSLALSPFQEAYYKKIEDVFYDKDAELNDAKVQLQEYSDELLAWVHEVKAPLTTINLMLDHVEDLSLRRKLETEWLRLHLLVDQQLHQTRLASIEKDNYLTEIELRSVVYKEIRAMQAWCLEKDIGFDVGELTEVVMTDSKWIAFIVRQLLSNAIKYSPVNTEIIIFTEVDLTGATLLHIKDAGIGIRKEDMPRIFQKSYTGTVGRESAQSTGMGLYLAQNIAQKIGVRISVQSVVGEGSIFTLRFPLQNENVKLTGR
- a CDS encoding ABC transporter ATP-binding protein is translated as MAVLIGRKVKKVYGKKSTAQEVLKGIDLEVNEGEFVGIMGPSGSGKTTLLNVLCSIDFATEGVIEINGQSLRGMKEKALANFRREQLGFIFQDYNLLDTLTVKENILLPLAIGKLPKAVAESRVKELTYLLGIADILNKYPNEISGGQKQRTSAARALITNPSMVFADEPTGALDSKSATALLKNLQGINETKKATIMMVTHDAVAASFCTRVLFLKDGLIYSELYKGDKTRQAFFQEIMHTQSVLGGDGYES